Proteins from a single region of Esox lucius isolate fEsoLuc1 chromosome 13, fEsoLuc1.pri, whole genome shotgun sequence:
- the LOC105007943 gene encoding hypermethylated in cancer 2 protein, whose translation MELPNHAKQLLLQLNQQRAKGFLCDVIIVVENALFRAHKNILAASSIYFKSLVLHDNLINLDTEMVNPSVFRQVLDFIYTGKLLCSSEQSNEQNYSALLTAASYLQLHDLAALCRRKLKRSGSKPLPGKPSTLGLHGRVRHNNQRLSSSTPATSHNHYIPTPSDADQPQPDEGLRDKLSDDEMFIGSSAGKNGNLSSGGEPDLGLDLSKKSPPSIGTGMDALSPHSNSQESPQSASVSTTNSASLDDSTTTLPSLDTTGPEPMELTPTPRAPEDSQPKTNSPPPRKSTRQVARKKEWPKREASGLKAEDRERPLLNGVIMGPKEGRCSSGGYGSSFTSDQSFQCKEEEDEDGGENGHEPSEESGQSDGENRGKGRGGESGHQSANYVYRQQGFEPAFGDNLYVCIPCGKGFPSSEQLNAHVETHTEDELYIKEEVGAFVKEEEEEAEDLSAPVAPTTFGSSELRPFKCTVCSKSYKDPATLRQHEKSHWLTRPFPCNICGKMFTQRGTMTRHMRSHLGLKPFACEECGMRFTRQYRLTEHMRVHSGEKPYECQLCGGKFTQQRNLISHLRMHTSPS comes from the coding sequence ATGGAACTGCCAAATCATGCCAAACAACTGCTGCTGCAACTCAACCAGCAAAGGGCCAAAGGCTTCCTGTGTGATGTCATCATCGTGGTGGAGAATGCTCTGTTCCGAGCCCACAAAAACATACTGGCGGCCAGCAGCATCTACTTCAAATCCCTGGTCCTCCACGACAACCTCATCAACCTGGACACAGAGATGGTGAATCCCTCTGTGTTCCGACAGGTCCTGGACTTCATTTACACAGGAAAGCTCCTGTGCTCGTCAGAACAGAGCAACGAGCAGAACTACAGTGCCCTCCTAACCGCAGCCAGCTACCTCCAGCTCCATGACCTTGCCGCTCTCTGCAGGAGGAAGCTCAAGCGAAGCGGCAGCAAGCCCCTGCCTGGTAAACCCTCCACCCTGGGTCTGCATGGCCGAGTACGCCACAACAACCAgcgcctctcctcctccactcctgcCACTTCCCACAACCACTACATCCCCACCCCCTCCGATGCAGACCAGCCACAGCCCGACGAAGGCCTCCGGGATAAACTCTCGGACGATGAGATGTTCATTGGGAGCTCAGCCGGGAAGAATGGTAACCTAAGTAGCGGCGGTGAGCCAGACCTCGGGCTGGACCTGTCCAAGAAGAGCCCTCCCTCGATAGGCACTGGGATGGATGCTCTCAGCCCTCATAGCAACTCCCAGGAGTCGCCTCAATCTGCCTCGGTATCCACCACCAACAGTGCCTCACTGGATGATTCCACCACCACCCTGCCCAGCCTGGACACCACTGGCCCAGAGCCCATGGAGCTTACCCCCACACCCAGAGCCCCTGAAGACAGCCAGCCCAAGACAAATAGTCCCCCTCCCCGCAAGAGCACCCGCCAGGTTGCTCGCAAGAAGGAGTGGCCCAAAAGAGAAGCTTCTGGACTAAAGGCGGAGGATCGTGAGCGGCCCCTTCTCAATGGTGTGATCATGGGGCCCAAAGAAGGCCGCTGCTCCAGTGGTGGCTACGGCAGTAGTTTCACCTCAGACCAGTCCTTTCAGTgcaaagaggaggaggatgaagacgGAGGGGAAAACGGGCACGAACCCAGTGAAGAGAGCGGGCAGAGCGAcggagagaacagaggaaaagGACGAGGGGGAGAAAGTGGGCATCAGAGTGCCAACTATGTTTACCGGCAGCAGGGATTTGAGCCGGCATTTGGTGacaacctgtatgtgtgtatccCCTGCGGGAAGGGCTTCCCCAGCTCAGAGCAGCTCAATGCCCATGTGGAGACGCACACAGAGGACGAGCTGTACATCAAAGAGGAGGTAGGGGCCTTCGtcaaggaggaagaggaggaggcggaggaCCTCTCGGCGCCAGTAGCACCAACCACGTTCGGCAGCTCAGAGCTCCGACCATTTAAGTGCACCGTCTGCAGCAAGAGCTACAAGGACCCAGCAACGTTGAGGCAGCACGAGAAGAGTCACTGGTTGACCCGGCCATTCCCGTGCAACATCTGCGGGAAGATGTTCACCCAGAGGGGCACCATGACCCGTCACATGCGGAGCCACCTGGGCCTCAAACCATTTGCATGTGAGGAGTGCGGCATGCGCTTCACCCGCCAGTACCGGCTTACTGAGCACATGCGCGTCCACTCGGGGGAGAAGCCGTATGAGTGCCAGCTGTGTGGCGGGAAGTTCACCCAGCAGCGCAACCTCATCAGCCATCTGAGAATGCACACCTCTCCCTCCtaa